The following coding sequences are from one Nicotiana tomentosiformis chromosome 3, ASM39032v3, whole genome shotgun sequence window:
- the LOC104109399 gene encoding uncharacterized protein — translation MGKKTKKPGKGKEKTERKTAKAEEKKARRETKKLSPEDDIDAILLSIQKEEAKKKEIHVEENVPAPSPRSNCSLSINPLKETELVLYGGEFYNGSKTFVYGDLYRYDVEKQEWKLISSPNSPPPRSAHQTVAWKNYLYIFGGEFTSPNQERFHHYKDFWALDLKTNQWEQLNYKGCPSPRSGHRMILYKHKIIVFGGFYDTLREVRYYNDLHVFDLDQYKWQEIKPTPGCMWPSARSGFQFFVYQDEIYLYGGYSKEVSSDKSGSEKGIVHSDMWSLDPKTWEWNKVKKGGMPPGPRAGFSMCIHKKRAILFGGVVDMEMEGDVMMSLFLNELYGFQLDTHRWYPLELRKEKSTKHKKKEILDEQADSMDLDSKTSAMEVDANDEDENLDYDEDASTEGNINKMSSNMKRNVIIDDGNVAARSEDKLVISSSKSSAVQHSASSDVVKPCGRINSCMAVAKDTLYIYGGMMEIRDQELTLDDLYILNLSKLDEWKCLIPASESEWVEASDNEDDEDEDDSENEECESGHDSDEDSDEEDDAEARNGASTSLETGDAVAIIRGEGKTLRRKEKRARIEQIRASLGLSDAQRTPMPGESLREFYKRTNMYWQMAAYEHTQHTGKELRKDGFDLAESRYKELKPILDELAILEVEQKAEEEEGPEKSSAKTRGNKKNKNVASR, via the exons ATGGGAAAGAAAACGAAGAAACCAGGGAAAGGCAAGGAGAAAACAGAGAGGAAAACAGCAAAAGCAGAAGAGAAAAAAGCCCGCAGAGAAACCAAAAAACTCTCCCCTGAAGACGACATAGATGCTATTCTG CTGAGCATACAAAAAGAGGAAGCTAAGAAGAAGGAAATTCACGTTGAAGAGAACGTTCCTGCACCTTCTCCTCGATCCAACTGTTCG TTGAGTATTAATCCATTGAAGGAGACTGAATTAGTTCTCTACGGTGGTGAATTCTACAATGGCAGCAAG ACATTTGTATATGGCGATCTTTACCGGTATGATGTGGAAAAGCAAGAGTGGAAGTTGATTTCAAGTCCTAACAGTCCGCCTCCTCGCAGTGCACACCAAACAGTTGCTTGGAAGAATTATCTTTATATTTTTG GTGGTGAATTTACGTCTCCCAATCAAGAGCGTTTCCATCATTACAAG GACTTTTGGGCGTTGGACTTGAAAACAAACCAATGGGAGCAACTGAATTATAAAGGTTGTCCTAGTCCACGTTCAGGCCATCGCATG ATTTTGTACAAGCACAAGATTATAGTTTTTGGAGGCTTCTATGACACTCTTAGAGAAGTGAG GTATTACAATGATCTGCATGTATTTGATCTTGATCAGTATAAG TGGCAAGAGATAAAACCTACACCTGGATGCATGTGGCCCAGTGCTCGAAGTGGCTTCCAGTTTTTTGTTTATCAAGATGAG ATTTATCTATATGGCGGTTATTCAAAAGAAGTTTCATCTGATAAAAGTGGCTCAGAGAAGGGAATCGTTCACTCAGACATGTGGTCCCTTGATCCTAAGACTTGGGAATGGAACAAG GTCAAAAAAGGCGGCATGCCTCCTGGTCCTCGTGCTGGTTTCTCTATGTGCATCCATAAAAAGCGGGCTATACTATTTGGAGGTGTCGTGGATATGGAAATGGAAG GTGATGTTATGATGAGCTTGTTTCTGAATGAACTCTATGGCTTCCAATTAGACACTCATCGATG GTATCCATTGGAGCTGCGGAAGGAGAAATCTACAAAACATAAG AAAAAGGAAATTTTAGATGAGCAAGCTGACAGCATGGATCTTGATAGTAAGACAAGTGCAATGGAAGTTGATGCGAATGATGAAGATGAGAACCTGGATTATGACGAAGATGCCAGCACAGAAGGCAATATCAATAAAATGTCTTCgaacatgaaaaggaatgtgattattgatgatggCAATGTAGCTGCTAGATCTGAGGATAAGCTGGTCATTTCTAGCTCTAAATCTTCAGCCGTGCAACATTCAGCTTCATCAGAT GTGGTAAAGCCCTGTGGACGTATCAATTCATGCATGGCTGTGGCAAAAGATACCTTATATATCTACGGGGGCATGATGGAAATTAGAGATCAAGAACTTACTCTTGATGACTTGTATATTCTTAATCTCAGTAAACTTGATGAATGGAAATGCCTTATTCCG GCATCTGAGTCTGAGTGGGTTGAAGCGTCAGATAATGAAGACGATGAGGATGAAGATGACAGTGAAAACGAAGAATGTGAGAGTGGTCATGATAGCGATGAGGACAGTGATGAAGAAGATGATGCTGAG GCTAGGAATGGTGCATCAACATCACTTGAAACTGGAGATGCCGTTGCCATAATCAGAGGTGAAGGAAAAACACTGAGAAGGAAGGAGAAACGAGCCAGAATTGAGCAAATCAGAGCCAGTCTTGGCCTCTCTGATGCTCAAAGAACACCAATG CCAGGGGAGTCTCTGAGGGAGTTCTACAAAAGAACAAATATGTATTGGCAAATGGCAGCATATGAACACACACAACATACAGGAAAG GAGCTGCGTAAAGATGGTTTTGATCTTGCTGAATCTCGGTACAAGGAGCTCAAACCAATCCTCGATGAG TTGGCCATTCTGGAGGTGGAGCAGAAGGCGGAAGAGGAAGAAGGACCAGAAAAGAGTAGTGCAAAGACGAGaggaaacaagaaaaataaaaatgttgCATCTAGGTAG